The Fortiea contorta PCC 7126 genome has a segment encoding these proteins:
- a CDS encoding YtxH domain-containing protein, whose protein sequence is MSNNRSGVFIGGLMVGATIGALTGLLVAPRTGRETRKLLKKSADALPELAEDLSTSVQIQADRLSANALRNWDETLERLKEAIAAGIDASQREGQVLKRQNAVETRATVAQKVQDSDSLPQHLERS, encoded by the coding sequence TGTCTAACAACCGTTCTGGAGTATTTATTGGCGGTTTAATGGTGGGGGCGACAATTGGCGCCTTGACCGGGCTGCTCGTGGCTCCGCGCACAGGGCGCGAAACTCGTAAACTTTTGAAAAAATCTGCTGACGCCTTACCAGAATTAGCAGAAGATTTATCAACAAGTGTGCAGATCCAGGCAGACCGCTTATCTGCAAACGCATTGCGAAACTGGGATGAGACCTTGGAGCGACTCAAAGAAGCCATCGCCGCTGGTATAGACGCCAGTCAGCGCGAAGGCCAAGTCTTAAAACGACAAAATGCCGTAGAAACCAGAGCTACCGTCGCTCAAAAAGTACAAGACTCAGATTCTCTTCCCCAGCATCTAGAACGTTCATAG
- a CDS encoding TPM domain-containing protein — protein sequence MQSCFWRKVLVSIAIFFLAGSIWVMSSPRAFAYENPDLLPKIPTPVVDLAKSLTDVQEEKLVEDLKSFETETGWKLRVLTQYDRTPGRAVINFWGLDDKSILLVADSRGGNILSFSVGDAVYEFLPRTFWIELQTRFGNLYFVREQGEDQAILQALNSVKGCLLQGGCNVVPGLPREQWILTLITSVIGGVICGFAAQPRNDKQVVAWQWALIFSPLWGILFLAFGIGPVVTRTSEWLPLVRNISGFLIGALVAYLSPVFGRPSSNTES from the coding sequence ATGCAGTCCTGTTTTTGGCGAAAAGTTCTCGTATCCATTGCAATATTTTTCTTGGCTGGGTCAATTTGGGTGATGTCCTCCCCAAGAGCATTTGCCTATGAAAACCCCGATTTGCTCCCTAAAATCCCGACTCCAGTTGTAGATTTAGCTAAATCGCTCACCGACGTTCAGGAAGAAAAGCTAGTTGAAGATTTAAAAAGTTTTGAAACTGAAACTGGCTGGAAATTGCGAGTTTTAACTCAATATGACCGCACACCGGGTCGCGCGGTGATTAATTTTTGGGGTTTGGATGATAAAAGTATTTTGTTAGTCGCCGATTCTCGTGGCGGTAACATCCTTAGCTTTAGTGTTGGGGATGCAGTTTATGAATTTTTACCCCGGACTTTTTGGATTGAGCTGCAAACACGCTTCGGGAATTTGTATTTTGTCCGAGAACAAGGTGAAGACCAAGCCATCCTGCAAGCTTTAAATTCAGTTAAAGGCTGCTTGCTTCAAGGTGGTTGCAACGTTGTTCCTGGACTACCAAGAGAGCAGTGGATTCTCACTCTCATTACCTCAGTGATTGGTGGCGTGATTTGTGGATTTGCGGCTCAACCTCGCAACGATAAACAAGTGGTTGCTTGGCAATGGGCTTTAATTTTTTCTCCTCTATGGGGAATTTTATTTCTCGCCTTTGGTATTGGCCCAGTAGTCACACGTACCAGTGAATGGCTACCTCTGGTTCGCAATATCTCTGGGTTTTTGATTGGTGCTTTGGTCGCCTACCTGTCCCCCGTTTTCGGCCGCCCATCTTCTAACACTGAGTCTTGA
- a CDS encoding precorrin-8X methylmutase, translated as MEWHVTDAQSLATIDSEIGNHVFSPAEYEIVRRVIYATADFEYKSLIRFSERALQAGAAALAARTTIVVDVPMVQVGISAVIQNTFANPVYCSLETLTRPQKEQTRAAWGIETLAKRYLEGIFVVGQAQTALTALVDLIAAEAIRPALIIATPAGFLHVNDAKERLQDSLVPNITIDGRKGSAVVAAAVVNGLVDLAWQAYGQDGSRGN; from the coding sequence ATGGAATGGCACGTCACTGATGCTCAGAGTTTAGCAACGATTGATAGTGAAATTGGCAATCATGTCTTTTCTCCGGCAGAATATGAGATTGTCCGACGGGTTATATATGCGACAGCAGACTTTGAGTATAAGTCTTTAATTCGTTTTTCTGAACGTGCCTTACAAGCAGGAGCTGCAGCACTGGCGGCACGCACCACAATTGTGGTAGATGTACCGATGGTGCAGGTTGGTATCAGCGCTGTGATTCAGAACACCTTTGCTAACCCGGTTTACTGCAGTCTGGAAACCCTGACGCGCCCCCAAAAAGAACAAACCCGCGCCGCTTGGGGTATAGAAACCTTAGCCAAGCGTTATCTAGAGGGTATTTTTGTTGTCGGTCAAGCACAAACAGCATTGACAGCGCTGGTTGATTTAATTGCTGCGGAGGCGATTCGACCTGCTTTGATTATTGCTACCCCAGCAGGCTTTTTGCACGTGAATGATGCCAAAGAACGCTTGCAAGACTCTCTCGTACCGAATATTACGATTGATGGTCGTAAAGGCAGTGCGGTTGTCGCAGCTGCAGTTGTTAATGGGCTGGTAGACTTGGCTTGGCAAGCTTACGGGCAAGATGGAAGTAGAGGGAATTGA
- the rpsU gene encoding 30S ribosomal protein S21 encodes MTQVVLGENEGIESALRRFKREVSKAGIFQDMRKKRHFETPLEKEKRKAIARHKQSRRQRSRFR; translated from the coding sequence ATGACACAAGTAGTACTGGGGGAAAATGAAGGAATCGAATCAGCCCTGCGAAGATTTAAGCGGGAAGTTTCCAAAGCCGGAATTTTCCAAGATATGAGGAAAAAGCGTCACTTCGAGACGCCATTAGAAAAAGAGAAGCGCAAAGCAATTGCTAGACACAAGCAAAGTCGTAGACAGCGTTCTCGCTTCAGATAA